A genomic region of Desulfosarcina ovata subsp. ovata contains the following coding sequences:
- a CDS encoding TRAP transporter large permease subunit, with translation MQTPDSGLHPNRANIIDFLSLTFGTVAGAAMFFVSIFANYEVITRRIFGKPTTWVFEVSLFTLMWFVLLAASYASKERRQIVADVFISRLPKSSSLSLGIATNIVVLTFTAIVGYYGSHTCLDAYQNDIKSIGLLQYSKWILDFVFPLTMSMLFLQVLRNTLLDIKSLTSLKKESGVYETFPLVLICGFMTAIVFGVYFIYALPFLGIIILILCFLIGGVPVGIALGMTGIIGMFANFGEFQSLTMVPVIIEKTLYNFVLLAIPLFIMGGVIMAKCGIGERIYDMVSKWSGQLPGGLSMATIVACALVSAMIGVSTAVAGAIGLIAIPQLLANRYTKEISYGSVAGGALGVLIPPSAGLIVYGFLTNTSVASLFAAAFIPAAILVGFFVTYVFFASLLTGKYQRVSFTWEQKITATKDAFLGLLAPGIVLGGIYTGIFTPTEAAAVFVVYCLITAIIYKQIDWETFINILKESAILGSSLMMIMIGAMLLSNLVAHLRIPRLLTEWIVTSGFSHGVVIFCLLAMYIVMGMFLDGLAMTVLTIPVIYPLMPILGLDVIVFGVVLMVFIEMALITPPVGLNLFIIQAIARDNLWTIAKGNLPFAIMMLIVAMILLFYPGISLWLPEMLSIR, from the coding sequence ATGCAAACACCCGACTCAGGGCTTCACCCTAACCGTGCTAATATTATCGATTTTCTTTCACTTACTTTTGGAACCGTCGCCGGTGCTGCCATGTTTTTCGTTAGTATTTTTGCGAACTACGAAGTCATAACGCGAAGAATCTTTGGTAAACCGACAACGTGGGTGTTCGAAGTTTCACTTTTTACCCTGATGTGGTTCGTTTTGCTGGCTGCATCCTATGCCTCAAAAGAAAGAAGACAAATCGTTGCTGATGTTTTCATTTCTAGGTTGCCTAAATCTTCCAGTTTATCTCTTGGAATCGCAACCAATATCGTTGTTTTGACATTTACAGCAATCGTCGGATACTATGGATCTCACACGTGCTTGGATGCCTATCAGAATGATATAAAAAGTATCGGTCTGTTACAATACTCCAAGTGGATTTTAGATTTTGTTTTTCCGCTTACCATGAGTATGCTGTTTTTGCAGGTGCTTCGAAATACTTTGCTGGATATTAAATCGCTGACATCCCTGAAAAAGGAATCTGGAGTTTATGAAACATTCCCATTAGTACTGATTTGCGGTTTTATGACTGCTATCGTATTCGGCGTATACTTTATATATGCCTTGCCTTTTTTGGGAATCATCATACTGATTCTTTGTTTTTTAATTGGTGGCGTCCCCGTCGGCATCGCCTTGGGTATGACCGGGATAATAGGTATGTTTGCTAATTTCGGAGAATTTCAAAGTTTGACGATGGTGCCTGTTATTATTGAAAAAACCCTGTATAATTTTGTTCTTCTGGCGATCCCCCTGTTTATTATGGGCGGTGTAATTATGGCCAAGTGCGGTATTGGAGAGCGAATTTACGATATGGTTAGTAAGTGGAGCGGTCAGCTCCCCGGCGGACTTTCAATGGCTACTATTGTTGCCTGTGCTTTGGTTTCAGCAATGATCGGTGTTAGTACGGCTGTAGCCGGTGCGATTGGCTTAATCGCCATTCCTCAACTACTCGCCAACAGATACACCAAGGAAATCTCCTATGGAAGTGTCGCTGGTGGCGCGCTTGGCGTTCTTATTCCTCCCAGTGCCGGCCTGATTGTTTATGGCTTTTTAACAAATACGTCAGTTGCCTCGTTATTTGCTGCCGCATTCATTCCAGCTGCCATATTGGTCGGTTTTTTTGTCACGTATGTTTTTTTTGCAAGCCTTCTTACCGGAAAATACCAGAGGGTTTCTTTTACCTGGGAGCAAAAAATAACCGCGACCAAGGACGCTTTTCTTGGACTTTTGGCGCCCGGAATTGTTTTAGGCGGTATTTATACAGGAATCTTTACGCCTACAGAGGCTGCTGCTGTTTTTGTCGTATATTGCCTTATTACGGCAATTATCTATAAACAAATCGACTGGGAAACGTTTATCAACATTCTAAAAGAAAGTGCGATATTGGGATCTTCACTCATGATGATTATGATCGGCGCCATGTTGCTTAGCAATCTAGTCGCTCATTTGAGAATCCCAAGATTACTTACAGAATGGATTGTTACATCGGGATTTTCCCATGGGGTAGTGATTTTTTGTCTGCTTGCAATGTATATCGTTATGGGGATGTTTCTGGACGGCCTTGCCATGACAGTGCTTACCATTCCAGTGATCTATCCGTTGATGCCTATTCTGGGACTTGATGTTATTGTATTCGGAGTCGTTTTAATGGTATTTATCGAAATGGCTCTTATCACACCGCCGGTCGGCTTGAACCTTTTTATAATTCAGGCAATTGCAAGAGATAATCTCTGGACCATCGCAAAAGGTAATTTACCTTTTGCCATCATGATGTTAATTGTAGCAATGATTTTGCTTTTTTATCCCGGCATTTCTCTCTGGCTTCCTGAAATGCTTTCTATAAGATAA
- a CDS encoding class I adenylate-forming enzyme family protein has product MKWSVGKILSKRALLTPDKIAVIFEDHPMSYKELNLEANRIAGIFEEKGLIKGDRIAVDLLNCPEFLACYMAAAKLGVIFVPLNFRLVSRELEYQLNWCQCRLLIFHDIFAPQIEPIRHLVSIEEGSFICLSTDSEDAPFCPSWALDYHQAISGKEPKEPEIDTLIDLDDPLLILYTSGVTGNPKGAVITHGQTYFKCFQIINYTDMRQDDIFQSQAPLCHSAGLCAVATPALCRGAALLMRQHFDAATFVRDIEKYRATIVFGLTTMFRFVLETGLLDTLDISSVRMFFGGGERTNLELLDTLKSKGVSLLMGFGQTENSAMVLMPQWASDKKPGSMGLPNFFTELWIEDNNGEKLPPGQIGEVVATGPSVMKEYWHMPRETSGTIINDKLYTGDLGYLDEDGFVYVVDRAKDMYRTGGENVYPAEVEAILSYHPKIEAVAIIGVPSDKWGETGKAYIECRPGESLILEDIHSFLNGKVAKYKLPTIIKIVDALPRTVWGKIKKAEIRKWK; this is encoded by the coding sequence ATGAAATGGAGCGTGGGGAAAATCCTCAGTAAAAGAGCTCTTTTAACTCCAGATAAAATAGCTGTAATTTTTGAAGATCATCCAATGAGTTACAAGGAATTGAATCTTGAAGCAAACCGAATCGCCGGAATTTTTGAGGAAAAAGGTTTAATAAAAGGTGACCGTATTGCGGTGGATCTGCTCAATTGTCCGGAATTTTTGGCCTGTTATATGGCTGCTGCCAAGTTAGGAGTGATCTTTGTGCCTTTAAATTTTCGACTGGTCTCTCGTGAACTTGAGTACCAACTGAACTGGTGCCAGTGCCGTTTGTTGATCTTTCATGATATTTTTGCTCCCCAAATCGAACCTATCCGTCACCTTGTATCCATTGAGGAGGGCAGTTTCATTTGCCTTTCAACGGATTCGGAAGATGCACCGTTTTGCCCTTCTTGGGCATTAGATTATCATCAGGCAATTTCAGGAAAAGAACCAAAAGAACCTGAAATTGATACTCTAATTGATTTGGATGATCCGCTTTTAATCCTTTATACATCCGGCGTTACAGGTAATCCCAAAGGAGCGGTAATTACCCATGGCCAAACCTATTTTAAATGCTTTCAAATCATTAACTATACAGACATGCGTCAAGATGATATTTTCCAATCTCAGGCGCCGCTATGCCATTCCGCTGGACTCTGCGCAGTTGCGACCCCTGCCCTATGCCGCGGAGCCGCTTTGCTGATGCGCCAGCATTTCGATGCGGCCACGTTTGTTAGAGATATTGAAAAATACAGGGCAACTATTGTATTTGGCCTGACTACGATGTTTCGTTTCGTCCTTGAAACCGGACTGCTCGATACACTTGATATCAGCAGCGTCCGGATGTTTTTTGGAGGTGGAGAGAGAACCAACTTGGAACTCCTTGATACGTTGAAAAGCAAGGGGGTTTCACTTTTAATGGGGTTCGGACAAACTGAAAATTCAGCAATGGTTCTGATGCCGCAATGGGCTTCAGACAAAAAGCCCGGTTCCATGGGGTTACCCAATTTTTTTACTGAGTTGTGGATCGAAGACAATAATGGAGAAAAACTGCCTCCTGGACAAATCGGTGAAGTCGTCGCAACCGGGCCTAGTGTTATGAAAGAATATTGGCATATGCCACGGGAAACATCCGGAACGATTATTAATGATAAGCTTTATACTGGTGATTTAGGATACTTAGATGAGGACGGATTCGTTTATGTGGTAGATCGTGCAAAGGATATGTACAGAACTGGTGGAGAAAACGTATACCCAGCAGAAGTGGAGGCGATATTGTCATATCACCCAAAAATTGAAGCTGTTGCTATCATTGGCGTGCCGAGTGATAAATGGGGTGAGACTGGCAAAGCCTATATCGAGTGTAGACCAGGGGAGAGCCTTATTTTAGAAGATATTCATAGCTTTCTAAATGGTAAAGTTGCAAAATATAAACTACCCACCATCATTAAAATTGTGGATGCATTACCCAGAACAGTATGGGGAAAAATAAAAAAGGCTGAAATCAGAAAATGGAAGTGA
- a CDS encoding OmpP1/FadL family transporter, translated as MKRLEIGFFIIIVLCFFSRIQNADAFIDFTRPIGYNADSMARGGTSIANGEDPSNMNFNPAVISETKGNSLDLNLIFIFPDFDYTYNGTDSQRYTSTDKDWLLLAPGMSFSHKSDRFAYGFTIAAVDAVATDYSVWSKNFGSVNASSELLHLRLGPAFTYDITPDLSVGVRLGIDYASLDMRFPMGAAYVDMGQADGWGFSGAVGLFYKPFDNLSVGLYYESPTFLSDLETKHADGYIKMGDTDIRQQDVKVKDLQFPQNAGLGISYMPIPSLRLSCDVKYINWDSHWDEMELEFSAMSMKVPVNVDDQLTFGVGVEYFISEMYKVSLGYHFNDNPMDDNFLNPYVPTEIDHTVTLGFSVKPVEYLKIGFAYMYGFVGSSESDAIHGYDASLEEQFGYPSGALNSELSDATLDNDIQSVMLSVVINW; from the coding sequence ATGAAAAGATTAGAAATTGGATTTTTCATTATTATTGTATTGTGTTTCTTTTCCAGAATCCAAAATGCCGATGCGTTCATAGATTTTACTCGGCCAATAGGATATAACGCGGACTCAATGGCGCGGGGAGGCACCTCAATTGCCAACGGAGAAGATCCCAGCAATATGAATTTTAATCCTGCCGTAATTTCAGAAACCAAGGGAAACAGTTTAGACTTAAATCTTATCTTTATTTTTCCCGACTTCGATTACACCTATAACGGGACGGATAGTCAAAGATATACGTCAACAGATAAAGACTGGCTCCTTTTGGCTCCCGGAATGAGTTTTTCCCACAAATCCGATAGATTTGCTTACGGCTTTACAATTGCCGCTGTTGATGCGGTCGCAACAGACTATTCGGTGTGGTCAAAAAATTTCGGGTCAGTAAACGCTTCGTCTGAACTTCTTCACCTGAGGTTGGGGCCAGCATTTACTTACGATATAACCCCTGATCTTTCAGTCGGAGTTCGTCTGGGCATTGATTACGCCTCTTTGGACATGCGTTTTCCTATGGGAGCGGCGTATGTTGATATGGGGCAAGCGGATGGCTGGGGCTTTTCTGGCGCAGTTGGTTTGTTTTACAAGCCATTTGATAACTTAAGCGTGGGTTTGTACTACGAAAGCCCCACATTTCTTTCGGATTTAGAAACAAAACATGCCGATGGATATATTAAGATGGGAGATACTGATATCCGGCAGCAGGATGTCAAAGTGAAGGATCTTCAGTTTCCGCAAAATGCCGGTCTGGGAATAAGTTATATGCCTATCCCTTCTTTGAGACTGTCGTGCGATGTTAAATATATCAACTGGGACAGCCATTGGGATGAAATGGAACTTGAATTCAGTGCAATGTCGATGAAAGTTCCCGTCAATGTGGATGACCAGTTAACTTTCGGGGTCGGTGTCGAATACTTTATTTCCGAAATGTATAAGGTGTCCCTGGGTTATCATTTCAACGATAATCCAATGGATGATAATTTTTTAAACCCCTATGTTCCTACCGAGATCGATCACACCGTAACGCTTGGTTTTTCCGTAAAACCGGTTGAATACCTGAAAATTGGATTTGCCTATATGTATGGATTTGTGGGGAGCAGCGAATCCGACGCTATTCATGGTTACGACGCTTCTCTTGAAGAGCAGTTTGGATATCCGTCCGGGGCGCTAAACAGTGAATTAAGCGACGCCACATTAGATAACGACATTCAGTCTGTAATGCTATCGGTCGTGATAAACTGGTAG
- a CDS encoding Crp/Fnr family transcriptional regulator encodes MVDKSILRPVRFFEDLSDEMLESIAGIAELRMYDSDVYLNKRKRSADYFYVILEGEVGLQLETLSGKIVRLETIGAGGAIGFSSLVESKKHEYLSDAKTLMPTKAIRFRNDELQLLFYQNFQMGYLIMKKIAYIARRRLVYRTYPIPKV; translated from the coding sequence ATGGTTGATAAAAGCATTCTTAGGCCTGTTCGGTTTTTCGAAGATTTGTCTGATGAAATGCTTGAAAGCATCGCTGGCATTGCTGAACTAAGAATGTACGACAGTGATGTGTACCTGAATAAAAGAAAAAGGTCGGCAGACTACTTTTATGTTATTTTAGAGGGCGAGGTGGGTTTACAACTAGAAACCCTTTCTGGAAAAATCGTCCGTTTGGAAACAATTGGGGCCGGTGGTGCCATAGGTTTTTCATCCTTGGTTGAATCTAAAAAACATGAATATCTCAGTGATGCAAAAACACTGATGCCGACAAAAGCAATTCGCTTTCGGAACGATGAACTTCAACTTCTCTTTTATCAGAATTTTCAGATGGGGTATTTAATTATGAAAAAAATTGCCTATATTGCCAGACGCAGGCTGGTCTACAGAACCTATCCGATACCTAAGGTATAG
- a CDS encoding TRAP transporter substrate-binding protein — protein sequence MKNRLLLGPIYRFVPIVLGVLFFFAGPIQSEATQKIKLSLSSNLSPGSCLELAADKFKDVVEKKSNGNITVIRYPSGELYDSKSEIEAIVNGSVDMALLHVAYVGARSPELEFISSFGAQGCWDDYEHFYRFLDMPEVRKIADNMFATKLKAKLLTPISYGTSVVGTNKKAIHTVADYKNLKMRASGTAQAAMYKALGAIPVELSIKEVFMALQRGTIDGACTGPGRFYFSKWYEATPYIIQDYASPFLQFWHAMTMNKWKKLTSENQKILEDAAQEIALWAREYIAKETELTYQKFKGGLVKEMNFLSDDERVKLRKLAYPAMHELIIKRCGKEMGEKLWGYMIQARNK from the coding sequence ATGAAAAACAGGTTATTGCTTGGACCAATTTATCGGTTTGTTCCCATTGTGCTGGGAGTTTTATTTTTCTTTGCCGGGCCGATTCAATCCGAAGCCACCCAAAAAATTAAACTGAGCCTGTCAAGCAACTTGTCTCCCGGAAGTTGCTTGGAACTGGCTGCCGATAAATTCAAAGACGTTGTGGAAAAAAAGAGCAATGGCAACATCACTGTTATTCGTTACCCGTCAGGTGAGCTATACGACTCGAAAAGCGAAATTGAGGCTATCGTAAACGGCAGCGTTGACATGGCACTTTTACATGTTGCTTATGTCGGGGCAAGATCTCCGGAACTTGAATTTATCAGTTCATTTGGAGCGCAGGGATGCTGGGACGATTATGAACATTTTTATCGGTTTTTAGATATGCCTGAAGTGCGCAAAATTGCGGATAACATGTTTGCAACCAAATTAAAGGCAAAACTCCTGACGCCCATTTCCTATGGGACTTCGGTTGTCGGCACCAATAAAAAGGCAATTCACACAGTGGCCGACTACAAGAATTTGAAAATGAGAGCAAGTGGAACCGCACAAGCGGCCATGTACAAGGCGCTTGGCGCCATCCCCGTTGAATTGAGCATAAAAGAGGTTTTTATGGCGCTTCAGAGAGGGACTATCGATGGCGCCTGTACAGGTCCCGGACGGTTTTATTTCTCAAAATGGTATGAGGCCACACCCTATATTATTCAGGATTATGCCAGCCCCTTTCTTCAGTTCTGGCATGCAATGACCATGAATAAATGGAAAAAACTGACATCCGAAAATCAAAAGATTCTGGAAGATGCTGCGCAGGAAATTGCTCTATGGGCTCGGGAATATATTGCCAAAGAAACAGAACTGACATATCAGAAGTTTAAAGGCGGGCTTGTAAAAGAGATGAACTTTTTATCTGATGATGAAAGGGTCAAGTTAAGAAAACTTGCTTACCCGGCAATGCATGAATTGATAATCAAACGATGCGGTAAAGAAATGGGTGAAAAATTATGGGGTTATATGATTCAGGCCAGAAATAAGTGA
- a CDS encoding response regulator, with translation MEIKILFFDDIFSDLFRGKHAEEELAWDDNWIDAISKSLDASTQGIGVSFELIKSGEIDAWEALIKKESPDIVLIDLFWVEQAQQKYNDRNRAIDISLDVMQQIRKAFPDLPVVCYTIKPNYELMERAYKSGATFFLEKVALAIPEVHSSLKYIFIHLIRQVQKEFLVMEPDF, from the coding sequence ATGGAAATAAAAATATTGTTTTTTGATGATATTTTCAGTGATCTTTTCAGAGGGAAGCATGCGGAAGAAGAGCTGGCCTGGGACGATAACTGGATAGACGCTATTTCTAAATCCCTCGATGCGTCAACGCAAGGGATTGGAGTTAGTTTTGAACTGATTAAAAGTGGCGAAATCGATGCGTGGGAAGCATTAATTAAAAAGGAGTCTCCGGACATCGTTTTGATTGATCTTTTTTGGGTAGAACAGGCACAACAAAAATATAATGATCGCAATCGTGCAATAGACATCAGTTTGGATGTCATGCAACAGATTCGTAAGGCGTTTCCGGATTTACCGGTTGTTTGTTATACGATCAAGCCCAATTATGAATTGATGGAAAGAGCGTATAAATCAGGCGCTACCTTTTTCTTGGAAAAGGTGGCGCTGGCAATTCCAGAGGTTCATAGCTCATTGAAGTATATTTTTATTCACTTGATACGGCAGGTGCAAAAAGAATTTCTTGTAATGGAGCCTGATTTTTGA
- a CDS encoding benzylsuccinate synthase beta subunit family protein, producing MSVVESQLHIEMGTKKPCRNCKWEIADPTNPNQGQCTVNRTKAGSVWKRWVRDVHNMTCTHYEEGELSFRDHV from the coding sequence ATGAGTGTTGTTGAAAGTCAGCTACATATTGAAATGGGCACCAAGAAGCCCTGTCGAAACTGCAAATGGGAAATCGCGGACCCTACAAATCCGAATCAAGGCCAGTGTACCGTTAACAGGACTAAAGCGGGTTCCGTCTGGAAAAGATGGGTCAGGGATGTACACAATATGACGTGTACGCATTATGAAGAGGGGGAATTAAGCTTCAGAGATCATGTTTAA
- a CDS encoding DUF4258 domain-containing protein has product MKFADPFKKIDWIAERVKKSQYLVSEHVMRFLTEGKIHITEIEDAILFGKILEIHKHPSRGGSYLILGFSGKKPVHVICAETQNSLIVILFAYIPSLPIWKNSYQRSQPGDKSMGDKRQVCFFCNGEIKQITVGNFDYRLEGQLYVIKNVPAGLCMQCGEKYISASSARKINDRIETSRYSGTEKVFVLEYK; this is encoded by the coding sequence ATGAAATTTGCCGACCCTTTTAAAAAGATTGATTGGATAGCGGAAAGAGTTAAAAAATCACAATATTTGGTCTCCGAACACGTTATGCGGTTTCTGACTGAGGGTAAGATCCATATTACTGAAATCGAAGATGCCATTTTATTCGGCAAAATACTGGAAATCCATAAACATCCAAGTAGAGGAGGCAGCTATCTGATTCTTGGCTTTTCAGGAAAGAAACCTGTGCATGTGATTTGCGCCGAGACTCAAAACAGCCTGATAGTCATTCTCTTCGCCTATATCCCTTCACTGCCTATCTGGAAAAATTCCTATCAACGAAGTCAGCCTGGAGACAAGAGTATGGGCGATAAACGCCAAGTATGTTTTTTCTGTAATGGAGAAATTAAGCAAATTACCGTGGGAAATTTTGATTACCGGCTCGAAGGACAACTCTATGTAATCAAAAATGTTCCCGCCGGATTATGTATGCAATGTGGTGAAAAATATATTTCAGCTTCATCTGCCAGAAAAATAAATGACAGAATCGAAACAAGCAGATACTCAGGAACCGAAAAAGTCTTTGTACTGGAGTATAAGTAA
- a CDS encoding GAF domain-containing sensor histidine kinase, which produces MKRKRISAERLLERIASLAISGDESAVGTILHEVLSLLMVGIDADIGQINLLPKSGPVEKLFIIKDKKPWLRDGMGLHPFDPQGGFTGRVIQSGKSILVEDIWSKTFQGEPNPFLQIRQEMNDEYVQEIKKPTASIIIVPIKRGGSTFCTIELSRYRGREPYNQSEKELVDDFAQKYGPLFMNYIIDIKNRVAINTAHRKLASLSRFIATDTIVNFRDAIGAYQKLSSADIGYGFFKTGGLSTSNVRLVAWFGDEVMEVFLQDFVASSDSVLSDGSDITYPVEGKADDRRLIRFRNRISTYPGLKQKERDFIIKCNDHIKSYVIYPLHMLSQDLGAVVLGSRRPKFEPFLKMQPFLSLYNSLFKSFLLNERVARHLSIISHQIHNPGFYCLASLKGTLVKKFPEVYCDPEVSKALVGLEVLLSSLHEQGLILKRRQKNIQLLKWLSAYISQLRASNPHLIINLCIEDNNLINKKVTGTYEQLEDIFENLFTNSTRSIIARQQQEDTVIGKIDINVELKGKTIIITFQDNGLPYKTVSGRGWPQVLSIMEALGGKIYKEENPYLVKLVFNIINTNGRE; this is translated from the coding sequence ATGAAGAGAAAAAGAATTAGCGCTGAGCGTCTTCTCGAGAGAATCGCCTCTCTGGCAATTTCCGGCGATGAATCAGCGGTGGGAACCATCTTGCATGAAGTGTTAAGTCTTTTGATGGTGGGGATAGATGCGGATATAGGCCAGATAAATTTGTTACCCAAAAGCGGACCCGTGGAAAAGCTTTTCATTATCAAAGATAAAAAGCCATGGTTGCGGGACGGGATGGGTCTGCATCCGTTCGATCCCCAGGGGGGCTTTACAGGGAGGGTCATTCAATCCGGTAAATCTATTCTTGTCGAGGATATTTGGTCAAAAACTTTTCAGGGCGAGCCTAACCCTTTTTTACAGATTCGTCAGGAAATGAATGATGAATATGTACAAGAGATAAAAAAACCTACGGCGAGTATTATCATTGTACCAATTAAAAGGGGTGGGAGTACTTTCTGCACCATCGAGTTAAGCCGCTACCGGGGTAGAGAGCCGTATAATCAATCTGAAAAAGAACTGGTTGATGATTTCGCTCAAAAATATGGTCCCCTGTTTATGAATTATATTATAGACATCAAAAACAGAGTTGCCATTAATACAGCTCATCGGAAGCTAGCAAGTCTATCCCGATTCATTGCTACAGATACGATCGTTAATTTCAGAGACGCAATAGGTGCCTATCAAAAGCTTTCCTCTGCTGATATTGGTTATGGTTTCTTTAAAACAGGAGGGCTAAGTACGTCAAACGTTCGTCTGGTTGCATGGTTCGGTGACGAAGTGATGGAAGTATTCCTTCAAGATTTTGTTGCCTCCTCTGACAGTGTTTTAAGTGATGGTAGCGACATCACATATCCGGTGGAGGGAAAAGCAGATGATCGCCGCTTAATTCGATTTCGAAATAGAATTTCAACCTATCCCGGACTGAAACAAAAGGAGCGGGATTTCATTATTAAATGCAATGACCATATCAAATCTTACGTAATTTATCCACTGCACATGCTCAGCCAGGATTTGGGAGCTGTCGTTCTAGGTTCCAGAAGGCCGAAATTTGAGCCTTTTCTTAAAATGCAACCCTTTCTGTCGTTGTATAATTCCCTGTTTAAATCTTTTCTGCTAAATGAAAGGGTGGCTAGGCACCTTTCAATTATCAGCCATCAGATACATAATCCTGGATTTTATTGTTTAGCGTCGTTAAAGGGCACTCTGGTTAAAAAGTTTCCTGAGGTATATTGTGATCCTGAGGTATCTAAAGCACTTGTAGGCTTGGAAGTATTGCTGTCCAGTCTTCATGAACAGGGACTGATACTAAAAAGAAGGCAAAAAAATATTCAATTATTAAAATGGTTGAGTGCCTACATCAGCCAGCTCAGGGCTAGCAATCCGCATCTGATCATTAACCTTTGTATTGAGGACAACAATCTGATAAATAAAAAAGTTACCGGGACCTATGAGCAGCTTGAAGATATCTTTGAGAACCTTTTTACCAATAGTACGCGATCGATAATTGCCCGACAACAACAAGAGGACACTGTAATCGGGAAAATTGATATCAATGTAGAATTAAAAGGCAAAACGATTATTATCACGTTTCAAGATAATGGGTTGCCATATAAAACCGTTTCCGGCAGAGGCTGGCCACAGGTTTTAAGCATCATGGAAGCTCTAGGGGGGAAAATTTATAAAGAAGAAAATCCGTACTTAGTTAAATTGGTATTCAATATCATCAATACAAACGGGAGGGAATGA